The Geomonas agri genome contains the following window.
CCCTGAACAGGAAAAGATATTTACATGTTCAGATCTTAATGGTAATGGTGCCTCCTGTCGGTGCTGTCTGGAGAGGTCGCCGGGGCGGCGTTACTGGAGGAGGTCAGGATGAAGCGAGTGGGACTTGCGGTGCTGCTGCTGGCAGCGCTTTGCGGCTGTGCCGGGGACAAGGGGAAAGAACTTTTCGACACGGCACAATTCGAAGAGAAGCAGAACAACCGGGAACACGCAAAGCAGCTGTACCAGGAAATCGTCACAAAATACCCGGACAGCCCGATAGCGAAACAGGCGCAGGAGAGACTGGCCGCGCTGGGGGGCAAGTAGAGGAGAGATCGTGGACTTACGCGTACTAGGTTGTTCCGGCGCCTGGATCAATCAGCCCTGAGGAACTGCCCCGGCGCCAGGCTGGTGGCTAGCATGACCATGTTGATATCGTTGTGAGACCTCCAGTGTTCCGTCCCCTTTCTCCTTTCCTCTATCCAGAACCCTTCGATTCTTCCCGCAAGCTTGTGAAACCACAGTATCGCTTCGAGCTGCGGGTGCAGCCACTCCGCCAGTTCGCCGCCGCGCAGGTCGGGATACTCCTCGAAGAGCCGGGACAGCCGCCTGGCCCCTTTCAACCCGATGGCGAGACCGAGCTCGCGAAATGCCAACCGATATTTCGCCGGCTGATCCAGAAAGCCACCGCCGAAATCTTCCAGCGACACAACGGCGTCGTGCACCATGCGCTGGAAAAGTGGGAGATCCTGGAAGGCCTCGTTGACGATCAGTTGGCCGGTCCGGCAGGCGTCGACCAGGATGCCGCCGATGCCGAGGCTGTCGCTGGTGCTGAAGTCCCTGGCGCGGCACATCTGCGTCAACTCCCCGATCTCCCGCTCCAGGTCGGGCAGGTCCTGGTCGGGGAAACGGCGCGCGGCGCAGACCATCTCGCAGCAGGTAATCAGGCCGTCCAGCGGGTCGTGCTGACCGACTGAGGGGACCAGGGAGCGCCGTAGGTCGCTGCTCATTTTCCAATAAAGCCCGGTGGTCCCGTCGGGCCCGTTGAAACGGAAAGCCCGGTGCGCCGTCTGCGCCAGTTCCATCCCCCAACGCAGGTAGCAGGCGTCCCCGGTGACCCGGCTGGTGCGGGTCAGCGCCCGCATCCACTTGGTCAGGTAGTGGTAGTACTGCCCGTCACGCTCCCATTCCATGCGCTCGTCCATCGGCTCGTCCGGTGCGCGCTCTTCCATCTTCTTGCCGATGCGCAGCCCGCCACGGGTCGGGTGCCGTTCTCCCTCCTCCGCGCTGAGTCCGCTCAGCCATCCGCTTTTCGCCGAGTCGGGCCGATGCCTTCCCAGGGTTTGGTGTACCTGGTCCACCAGTCCTA
Protein-coding sequences here:
- a CDS encoding tetratricopeptide repeat protein; its protein translation is MKRVGLAVLLLAALCGCAGDKGKELFDTAQFEEKQNNREHAKQLYQEIVTKYPDSPIAKQAQERLAALGGK